The genomic region AGGGCATCAACCTGCCGGGGGCGGCCATCCGCGTGCCCGCGCTCACCCCCAAGGACGTTCGCGATCTGGAGTTCGGGCTGGAGCACGGGGTGGACGCGGTGGCGGTCTCCTTCGTGCGCACCGCCGAGGACGTGCGCGCGGCGCGCCAGCTCATCGCCGCCCGCCGGCGGGACGTGCCGGTGATCGCCAAGCTGGAGAAGCCCCAGGCCATCGACCACCTGGAGGAGATCTTCGACGAGTGCGACGGGGTGATGGTGGCGCGCGGCGACCTGGGCGTGGAGATGCCGCCGGAGACGGTGCCGGTGATCCAGAAGCACATCATCCGGCGGGCGGCGGAGTGGCGCAAGCCGGTGATCACGGCCACGCAGATGCTGGAATCCATGATCGAGAACCCGCGGCCCACGCGGGCGGAGGCCAGCGACGTGGCTAACGCCATCTTCGACGGCAGCGACGCGGTGATGCTCTCGGCCGAGACCGCCGGCGGCAAGTACCCGCGCCAGGCGGTGGCCATGATGGACCGCATCATCCGCGAGAGCGAAAGCCACATGGCGGGCTGGGCTCCGGCGCGGCGGCGCGAGCGCCGCCACCTCTCCATCGCCGAAACCATCTGCGAGTCCGTCGCCCACGCCGCCCAGGACCTGGACATGCGCGCCATCGCCGTCTTCACCGAGACCGGGGCGACCGCCCGCCTCATCTCCAAGTACCGGCCCGGCGCCCAGATCTACGCCTTCAGCGTGCGCCCCGAGGTCTCCCACCGCTGCCACCTCTTCTGGGGAGTGCACCCGGTGGGCACGCCCCGCGTGCTCGGGGTGGACGAGATGGTGCGCACCGCCGAGCAGGAACTGCTGCGGCGGAGGGCGGTCGAGCCCGGCGACATCCTGGGAGTGGTGGCGGGGACGCGCATGGCCTCCGGCTCCACCAACTTCATGCGCCTGCACGTCGTCGGCGGGGACAGGAAGAAATGAAGAATGCAGAATGAAGAATGCAGAATGAAAGGCAGGCCGCGCATACCTGTCGGCAGCCCTCATTCTTCATTCTCAATTCTGCATTCTGCATTCTGCAATCTCCTCAGTTGACCCACGGCCGCTTGGGGTCGTCGTCCTTCTTGGGGGCGGCGTCGGGGCCGATGTAGTTGCCGTGCTCGTCGAAGAGGTAGCTCTGCTCCTGGCCTTGCTTGCGCATGTAGAGCTGGAACTTGCGGGCGGCGCGGCGCCGCTGCCAGCGGTAGTAGCGGTCGCGCAGGGCGGCCCAGGGCGAGGGGAAGGCGGCGGCGAGGCCGCCCCGCCT from Terriglobales bacterium harbors:
- the pyk gene encoding pyruvate kinase, whose protein sequence is MTQQDIREDEAASRWQRRAKIVCTMGPACAPEGVLRDLLRLGMDVARLNFSHGTPRGHGALIRRLRRLAREEQRTLCILQDLQGPKIRTGRLQQGKPVLLKTGATLTITPRGVPGTARLLSTTFPTLAREVQPGARILLSDGLIELRVQRVRGAEVECQVVNGGLLGEHKGINLPGAAIRVPALTPKDVRDLEFGLEHGVDAVAVSFVRTAEDVRAARQLIAARRRDVPVIAKLEKPQAIDHLEEIFDECDGVMVARGDLGVEMPPETVPVIQKHIIRRAAEWRKPVITATQMLESMIENPRPTRAEASDVANAIFDGSDAVMLSAETAGGKYPRQAVAMMDRIIRESESHMAGWAPARRRERRHLSIAETICESVAHAAQDLDMRAIAVFTETGATARLISKYRPGAQIYAFSVRPEVSHRCHLFWGVHPVGTPRVLGVDEMVRTAEQELLRRRAVEPGDILGVVAGTRMASGSTNFMRLHVVGGDRKK